In the Methanosphaera stadtmanae DSM 3091 genome, TAGAATTAATATTTTTTAATTTCATTTATTAAAATAAATTTAATTTATTTTTAAATTAAGTTAATAATTAATATTATAGTGAAAATTAATTTATACTTAGCTATTATTTTTTTAAATTAAGTAAGAAGAATTATGGATTTATTTTAGAATTAAGGGGGGGGGGAAGGAATAGGATTAATTTTAAAAATATTACATTATTTTTTCTAGAAATAATAATTAGAAAAATGATTTTTAGTTAATTAAATACTTCTATAATGTTGTGGTTTTAGTATTATTTTTTTTTGGAGGTATCATTAATTAATTCAAGATATGTTCATATCTATTAAGATATATAGAATTGTAAACAAAATATGATGGTTTAGTATCTTGTTTATATTTTCTATAAAAGTAGGGGGAGGTTATTTTTTAACATAACTAATGGCTCTGTTAAATCCATCAACCATGTTGGAGTATTGAAACTTTTCACAGATTATTTTACGAGATTTTTTACTCATCATATCCTGTAATTTATCATCAGATAATATTTTAAGCATAGCTTCTTTAAGTTGGGTGCTGTTTTTTTCTTCAACAATAAATCCATTGTCTTTTATCATATCAGGTGCTGCTCCAACAGCATCAGTAGCAATAATTGGATTTTCATAGTACATTGCTTCATTCAATACAAATACCCAAGGATCACCCATACCTTCATTAATAGAAGGTATTACAACTAAACAACTTTCATTATAATACTTCTTTAATTGATTATTTTCAATTTTACCAGTAAATACAACGTTTTTCATGTTATTTTTCTTAACATATTCCTTTAATTTTTCTTCATCAGGACCTGTACCTATAATGATAAGTTCAGTATCACTAATATTCAATTGTTCATATGCTTCAAGAAGATATTTAACTCCCTTTCGTGGTATGAGTCTTCCAACATATAATATTTTCTTTTTATTTGTGGGAAGAGCTTTCTTTTTGAATCCTGTGATGTTACTTACATTTGGCATTATAAAGATTTTTTCTGGTTTTACTTTGATTTTATTTTGAAAGTATGATTTGTGTAGTGATCCTGGAACAAGTATTGCACTTGTATTGTTTGATAGAAATTTTATTATTCTTTCTAAAATCTTTTCTTTTAGATTTTTCTTTTTTGGCCAATCCCAGTCTTCTCTCCATATTATAAATGGTTTTTTCCTTATTTGTGTAATTGTGAATAATATGATTGTTTCTATTAGTTCTTGGGGTGTATCCCAACTTCCTCCAATTAAAATATCATAATCTGCAAATGCTTTTTTTATAAGTCCTCTTGCAAATCCATGACTATTATCTAGAATTGTATAATCAACATCTTCAAGTCCCTTTATTTTACTTGAAATATCGCTCTCATAAACATCACTTATAACATTTATATGTGTAAATACCAAGTCTAAATCATAGATTTTAGCAAGTTGCTTGAAAAATGGTAATCTATACCACATTGCAGTATTATGAGTAAATAATATTTTTGTTTTTTCCATAATGATACCACTCTTTCTATACTATTACACGTTTATATAACTGTGAATCTCCATTATCATAAATCTTGTTAGATTTTTCTATTCCTTCAGTAATTGGTATGTAGTTTCCAGCTCCATATAAGAAACTTTTATGACCAATATTATTTGAACGTAGGAACATATAGCTTCCAGGTTCCATATCTGTCGTGTTTTTAGGATTTGTTGTATGTATATCATTTAGCCAGTAGAGAAGAATATTACTAAAAGCATCAGAAAATAGTGTGTCATTTCCCTCATTTGAATAGTACTGTTTAAACCATGCAACTCCAGCATACTCTCCTTGACTAAATAGTGGAGCATCAATTGTATTATCAAGTGGTAGTGTTGAACTTTGTCCTAATTCAAGATCAATTAATCCAGTATTGAGTATGAAAAACAACACCATGAAAATACCAATAACCTTCATTATACTTCTATTTTTCTCTTTAAAGCTTGTGGATTTTATTAAACTTATTGTAGCACTACAAATATAATACAGTCCAATTACACAAAATGGTGCTAGTACTACAAATGTAACCTCATATATTCTTTGTAGACTTAATTGATCCCTAAATGCAGGTATGAATAATCCACATGCAAGTATTACTAAGTTAAATAATGCAAATGTATTATATTCCTTTGTGAAATGTAAATATTTAGGCCTGATTATATTCATTACAAATCCAACAATTATGAAGTAAACAGATAAATGAATTACACGTTGAGCATTAATACTTACAATATCCATGTACTTAAAAGGCCACCAGATATGTACTATTGTAATAATTGTAACAAGTACCATTAACATGTATTTACGTTTTAAGGACATATTCTTTACTTTCATAATAGTATCCTTAATTATTGGGTGTTGTGTAACATTATTAATATCAACATCACGGGAAATTCTCTTAAATATCTTATAACATATTACAAGTAGAATAATTCCAACGCCAATTACTATTGTTATGGATAATGGATTAATAACGCCCTTTGTAAGTAATGAATTCACATTTTTTGACACTATGCTCAATGCATCAAATAACGATGCTATAGGCTTACTATCAGCAGTAAGAGAATAATATATTATGATAAATCCTATGAAAAACAAGGATAAAGGAAGACTTATAGTTTGATTTTCTATTTTAAGATATTTACCAAAGTATTTCTTCTCAAATCCCATTTTCAATAAGATTGTATTTATAATATTTCCAAAACTACTACTAAGAATTGTTAGAGTTATTATGGTTGCAAGTAATACAAACATAAATAGGTATGTTACACTATAATGTGAGAGTATCAACCCAATTCCAAAGAGTAAATATAAAATCTTACGTTTATTCTGAGGTATTTTTCTATCAACCATTAACCATACAAGAAGCACTAGAAATATTTCAGCAATCTGCTGTCTTGCCATTTGAACCATCCACCCATATGAAAATCCATTATAAGCAATAAAGAAAAATGCTGCTAAAAATGCTACTTTACTACCAGTACGTTCTTCAAATATCTTATACAAACCAATACTTATTAGTGAGAATAAAAATGGATAAATAAACTTGAATATCCATGTTAATGTCATTCCTGATAACTTATTGTATATTGGTGCATACATTACAACACTTAACATTGCATTATATGCATGTGG is a window encoding:
- a CDS encoding glycosyltransferase family 4 protein; the protein is MEKTKILFTHNTAMWYRLPFFKQLAKIYDLDLVFTHINVISDVYESDISSKIKGLEDVDYTILDNSHGFARGLIKKAFADYDILIGGSWDTPQELIETIILFTITQIRKKPFIIWREDWDWPKKKNLKEKILERIIKFLSNNTSAILVPGSLHKSYFQNKIKVKPEKIFIMPNVSNITGFKKKALPTNKKKILYVGRLIPRKGVKYLLEAYEQLNISDTELIIIGTGPDEEKLKEYVKKNNMKNVVFTGKIENNQLKKYYNESCLVVIPSINEGMGDPWVFVLNEAMYYENPIIATDAVGAAPDMIKDNGFIVEEKNSTQLKEAMLKILSDDKLQDMMSKKSRKIICEKFQYSNMVDGFNRAISYVKK
- a CDS encoding DUF2206 domain-containing protein; translation: MNFRNIFTLNDWKFREFLLVVVTIQVLMWIVGIVSINKHIPIFGDIVTLLYLGFIPGIIILRILKLHDLGNTFTTLLSVGLSVISVLLVGLFMNQIYPLLGITHPIENIPLLVTFTLYNMGLLVISYFKDRDYSHESSSKLSMDLITSNQFLFICLLPLIAIIGAYTLQYYGNNQIQIGLLLTICLLVILMAWGHLKKEYYHLAIFSVAISILYYSVLISNHIWGYDIFFEYQFATYVIKNGIWDYTWPHAYNAMLSVVMYAPIYNKLSGMTLTWIFKFIYPFLFSLISIGLYKIFEERTGSKVAFLAAFFFIAYNGFSYGWMVQMARQQIAEIFLVLLVWLMVDRKIPQNKRKILYLLFGIGLILSHYSVTYLFMFVLLATIITLTILSSSFGNIINTILLKMGFEKKYFGKYLKIENQTISLPLSLFFIGFIIIYYSLTADSKPIASLFDALSIVSKNVNSLLTKGVINPLSITIVIGVGIILLVICYKIFKRISRDVDINNVTQHPIIKDTIMKVKNMSLKRKYMLMVLVTIITIVHIWWPFKYMDIVSINAQRVIHLSVYFIIVGFVMNIIRPKYLHFTKEYNTFALFNLVILACGLFIPAFRDQLSLQRIYEVTFVVLAPFCVIGLYYICSATISLIKSTSFKEKNRSIMKVIGIFMVLFFILNTGLIDLELGQSSTLPLDNTIDAPLFSQGEYAGVAWFKQYYSNEGNDTLFSDAFSNILLYWLNDIHTTNPKNTTDMEPGSYMFLRSNNIGHKSFLYGAGNYIPITEGIEKSNKIYDNGDSQLYKRVIV